In the Armatimonas rosea genome, TGCGGGCTCGGACACGGTGAGCGTGATCGATATTATTAATGACACCGTCACCAAGACCATCCTCCTGCGCCCCGCCGAGGCACGCGGGATTCCCGGTGTCACCCCGATGGGCATGACCGTCGCCCCCCCTGCCCCCACCCGTGGGGGAGCCTCGCTTCTGTATGTCGCCTGCGCCGATCTCAATGCCGTGGCGGTGGTCGATCTGACCAGTGGAAACCTGCGGGGCTACCTGCCCGCCGGCTGGTACCCGACTGCTGTCGCACTGACCGAGGGGGGATTATTGGTTGCCAATGCCAAGGGAGTCAATGCACGCAATCCCAATGGCAAGCCCGCCGAGATCGCCAAGGGGGTGCAGCCGCAGTACATCCAGAACATTATCGAGGGGACGGTCAGCCGGATCGCGAGCCCTATGGCGACCAAGCAGACCACGGGCCAGGTGCTGACCAACAACGCGCTGAGCCAGGCGCGTGCGACTCTCAAGAACCCGGGGATCGAGCACGTGATCTATATTGTCAAGGAGAACCGCACCTACGACCAGGTGCTGGGCGACCTGGGCAAGGGCAACGGCGATCCCAGCCTGACCCTCTTTGGCCGCGAGGTCACTCCCAACCTCCACGCCCTCGCGGAGCGCTTTGTGCTGCTGGATAATTTCTACTGTGCCGCCGAGGTCTCGGGCGATGGCTGGAACTACTCGGTGAGCGGGATGGCGAGCGAGTACGTGGCGCGCAATGTGCCCTACGGCTACACCGGAAAGACCCGCCCCTACGACTACGAAGGCACCAACAATGGGGGAGTTCCGGATCGGCTGGGGGTCAGAGATGTCGCGACCGCACCGGGGGGCTACCTCTGGGATAAGGCGATCGAGAAGAAGGTCTCGCTCCGCAACTTTGGAATGTTCACCGACTCGCTCACCGCGCCCCGCACGACCGCGGAGGAAGGGACCACCGACGAGCGCACGGTGCCGGTGAAGAATGCTCTGCTGGGCGTCACCAGCGATGAGTTCCGGGTCTACGACACGAGCTATGCGGACTCCGAGGCATGGGTGAAGCACGGGCTCGCTCCCGCGCCCAAGCAAAAGCCGGTCTACGGCAAGAAGGGCGATAAGTCGCGCATCTCGGCGTGGCGGCGCGAGTACAGCGAGCTGCTGGCCACCAATAAGATGCCCAAGCTGATGCTCGTGCGCCTCGGCCGCGACCACACGGCGGGCACGGCGGCGGGGCAGTCCAGCCCCCGCGCGATGGTCGCCGACAACGACTACGCGGTGGGCCAGCTGGTGGAGACCGTCAGCCATAGCCCGCTCTGGAAGAAGACCGCGATCTTTATCCTTGAAGACGATGCCCAGAACGGCTACGACCATGTCGATGCACACCGCTCGATTGGCTTTGTGA is a window encoding:
- a CDS encoding bifunctional YncE family protein/alkaline phosphatase family protein, whose amino-acid sequence is MKKPLASLLALGLAGGGLWLARARQANPTTASPLPLSNGKRITPLGEQVNVGSFPTTLLPSPDGKYVVVSSLGARSQLTVLDAKTGKVVSTLTPEAIGKKKPGLYYGLAFAGNTLYAARGSDDVVSTYTLSDDGQLSKGALAFEAPNAAGVAVSTDHNQLYVTRSYGDPKDKLKGELLIFDTKTGALKKKVTLAGYPLDIAVLREKVYVTSEQAGGVDVLNAETGALLHRIETGAQTTKLLRVGGNKPYLLVANAGSDTVSVIDIINDTVTKTILLRPAEARGIPGVTPMGMTVAPPAPTRGGASLLYVACADLNAVAVVDLTSGNLRGYLPAGWYPTAVALTEGGLLVANAKGVNARNPNGKPAEIAKGVQPQYIQNIIEGTVSRIASPMATKQTTGQVLTNNALSQARATLKNPGIEHVIYIVKENRTYDQVLGDLGKGNGDPSLTLFGREVTPNLHALAERFVLLDNFYCAAEVSGDGWNYSVSGMASEYVARNVPYGYTGKTRPYDYEGTNNGGVPDRLGVRDVATAPGGYLWDKAIEKKVSLRNFGMFTDSLTAPRTTAEEGTTDERTVPVKNALLGVTSDEFRVYDTSYADSEAWVKHGLAPAPKQKPVYGKKGDKSRISAWRREYSELLATNKMPKLMLVRLGRDHTAGTAAGQSSPRAMVADNDYAVGQLVETVSHSPLWKKTAIFILEDDAQNGYDHVDAHRSIGFVISPFVPKASHDSRFFNTDSVLRTMELLLGLNPMTLYDATAPALTVFGARPDNDAPYTAILPRKEIIGEVNGRTAYRAKDSERLLNPLAEESEADEELNEILWRSIKGVKSTPPARRYGPLAAVHERD